In the genome of Lacerta agilis isolate rLacAgi1 chromosome 2, rLacAgi1.pri, whole genome shotgun sequence, one region contains:
- the EXOC7 gene encoding exocyst complex component 7 isoform X10 — protein sequence MIPTEEASARRREIEEKLKQEEETLSFIRDSLEKSDQLTKNMVSILSSFESRLMKLENSIIPVHKQTENLQRLQENVEKTLFCLDHVISYYHVAKDTEKIIREGPTGRLEEYLACMAKIQKAVEYFQDNNPDSPELNRVKLLFEKGKESLESEFRSLMARHSKPVPPILILDLITLDDEMESQEDVTLEHLPESVLQDIVRISGWLVEYGRNQGFNWLCEEEHLSAGAQRGSLKREHRTGSYTSIASRESTVGRELEHNRNFMNVYYQIRSSQLDRSIKGLKEHFRKNSSSSGVPYSPAIQNKRKDTPTKKPIKRPVLIPGRDDMLDMEIDAYIHCVSAFIKLAQSEYQLLTEIIPEHHQKKTFDSLIQESLDNLMIEGDNIVSAARKAIIRHDYSAVLTIFPILRHLKQTKPEFDQVLQGTAASTKNKLPSLITSMETTGAKALEDFADNIKNNPDKEYNMPKDGTVHELTSNAILFLQQLLDFQETAGAMLASQVLGDTYNIPLDPRETSSSASSYSSEFSRRLLSTYICKVLGNLQLNLLSKSKVYEESLSAIFLLNNYNYILKSLEKSELIQLVAVTQKNAEKSYREHIEQQITAYQRSWLKVTDSFLDRNLPVVQPGVKLKDKERQAIKDRFKGFNDCLEELCKIQKAWAIPDTEQRDKIRKTQKNIVLETYSALLSRYGNVPFTKNPEKYIKYRVEQVGEMIEKLFDTSA from the exons ATGATTCCGACGGAGGAGGCGTCCGCCCGGAGGAGGGAAATAGAAGAGAAGCTGAAGCAG GAAGAAGAAACATTGTCTTTCATTAGAGATAGTTTAGAAAAAAGTGACCAGCTCacaaaaaatatg gtttCCATTCTCTCATCTTTTGAAAGCCGTCTGATGAAGCTGGAGAATTCAATAATTCCTGTACACAAGCAGACTGAGAATCTTCAGCGCCTGCAGGAGAATGTTGAGAAGACATTGTTCTGTTTGGATCACGTTATAAGTTACTACCATGTAGCAAAAGACACAGAGAAAATTATAAGGGAAGG CCCTACAGGAAGATTGGAGGAGTATTTGGCCTGCATGGCTAAAATTCAGAAGGCTGTGGAGTATTTCCAAGACAACAATCCTGACAGCCCAGAGCTTAATAGAGTG AAATTGTTGTTCGAGAAGGGGAAGGAGTCTCTGGAGTCTGAATTTCGTAGCCTTATGGCACGGCACTCTAAACCAGTTCCACCAATCCTTATCCTGGATCTCATCACTTTGGATGATGAAATGGAATCGCAGGAAGATGTGACATTAGAACACCTCCCTGAGAGTGTTCTGCAGGACATTGTCCGTATTTCTGGTTGGCTGGTGGAGTATGGGAGGAACCAAG GATTTAACTGGCTGTGTGAGGAGGAGCATCTGTCTGCAGGAGCCCAGAGAGGAAGCCTAAAGAGGGAGCACAGAACGGGGTCTTACACCAGCATAGCCTCTAGGGAGAGCACTGTAGGGCGAGAATTAGAACACAATCGTA ACTTCATGAATGTTTACTATCAGATCCGTTCCAGCCAGTTGGATCGTTCTATCAAAGGACTGAAGGAGCATTTCCGAAAAAACAGCTCTTCCTCGGGGGTCCCATATTCCCCTGCCATTCAGAACAAGAGGAAGGACACACCAACTAAAAAGCCCATCAAAAGACCAG TCCTCATCCCAG GGAGAGATGACATGTTGGACATGGAGATTGATGCTTACATTCACTGTGTTAGCGCCTTCATCAAACTGGCCCAAAGCGAGTATCAACTACTGACAGAAATCATCCCAGAACACCACCAGAAGAAGACATTTGACTCCCTTATACAG GAGTCTTTAGACAACCTAATGATAGAGGGGGACAACATTGTCTCTGCAGCCCGAAAGGCCATCATACGTCATGATTACTCAGCTGTGCTGACTATCTTCCCCATCCTAAGGCACTTGAAGCAGACGAAACCAGAATTTGATCAAGTTTTGCAG GGCACTGCAGCCAGCACTAAGAACAAACTGCCCAGCCTCATAACCTcaatggaaaccacaggagccaAGGCTCTGGAAGATTTCGCAGACAACATCAAG AACAATCCAGACAAGGAGTACAACATGCCAAAAGATGGGACAGTTCATGAACTCACCAGCAAT GCCATTCTCTTCCTGCAGCAGTTGCTGGATTTTCAGGAAACTGCAGGTGCCATGCTAGCATCCCAAG TTCTTGGGGACACATACAATATTCCTTTAGATCCCAGAG AGACCAGCTCTTCAGCCAGTAGCTACAGTTCTGAATTCAGTAGACGGTTGCTCAGCACCTACATCT GCAAAGTTCTGGGCAACTTGCAACTAAACCTTCTCAGTAAATCCAAGGTTTATGAGGAATCTTTAAGTGCCATCTTCCTGCTTAACAACTACAATTACATCCTGAAGTCCCTTGAAAA GTCTGAGCTAATCCAGTTGGTGGCTGTTACGCAGAAGAATGCAGAAAAATCTTATAGAGAACACATTGAGCAGCAAATCACTGCATACCAGCGCAG CTGGTTGAAAGTAACTGACTCTTTCTTGGACAGAAACTTGCCTGTCGTCCAACCTGGAGTCAAG CTCAAAGACAAAGAGAGGCAGGCCATCAAGGATCGCTTTAAG GGTTTTAATGATTGTCTGGAGGAGCTGTGTAAAATCCAGAAGGCTTGGGCCATCCCTGACACAGAACAGAGGGACAAAATCcggaaaacccagaaaaatattgTGCTAGAGACCTATTCTGCCTTACTAAGCAG
- the EXOC7 gene encoding exocyst complex component 7 isoform X6 has protein sequence MIPTEEASARRREIEEKLKQEEETLSFIRDSLEKSDQLTKNMVSILSSFESRLMKLENSIIPVHKQTENLQRLQENVEKTLFCLDHVISYYHVAKDTEKIIREGPTGRLEEYLACMAKIQKAVEYFQDNNPDSPELNRVKLLFEKGKESLESEFRSLMARHSKPVPPILILDLITLDDEMESQEDVTLEHLPESVLQDIVRISGWLVEYGRNQGFNWLCEEEHLSAGAQRGSLKREHRTGSYTSIASRESTVGRELEHNRNFMNVYYQIRSSQLDRSIKGLKEHFRKNSSSSGVPYSPAIQNKRKDTPTKKPIKRPVLIPGHEHDLRVKHLSDTLSDKHGPAAGRDDMLDMEIDAYIHCVSAFIKLAQSEYQLLTEIIPEHHQKKTFDSLIQESLDNLMIEGDNIVSAARKAIIRHDYSAVLTIFPILRHLKQTKPEFDQVLQGTAASTKNKLPSLITSMETTGAKALEDFADNIKNNPDKEYNMPKDGTVHELTSNAILFLQQLLDFQETAGAMLASQVLGDTYNIPLDPRETSSSASSYSSEFSRRLLSTYICKVLGNLQLNLLSKSKVYEESLSAIFLLNNYNYILKSLEKSELIQLVAVTQKNAEKSYREHIEQQITAYQRSWLKVTDSFLDRNLPVVQPGVKLKDKERQAIKDRFKGFNDCLEELCKIQKAWAIPDTEQRDKIRKTQKNIVLETYSALLSRYGNVPFTKNPEKYIKYRVEQVGEMIEKLFDTSA, from the exons ATGATTCCGACGGAGGAGGCGTCCGCCCGGAGGAGGGAAATAGAAGAGAAGCTGAAGCAG GAAGAAGAAACATTGTCTTTCATTAGAGATAGTTTAGAAAAAAGTGACCAGCTCacaaaaaatatg gtttCCATTCTCTCATCTTTTGAAAGCCGTCTGATGAAGCTGGAGAATTCAATAATTCCTGTACACAAGCAGACTGAGAATCTTCAGCGCCTGCAGGAGAATGTTGAGAAGACATTGTTCTGTTTGGATCACGTTATAAGTTACTACCATGTAGCAAAAGACACAGAGAAAATTATAAGGGAAGG CCCTACAGGAAGATTGGAGGAGTATTTGGCCTGCATGGCTAAAATTCAGAAGGCTGTGGAGTATTTCCAAGACAACAATCCTGACAGCCCAGAGCTTAATAGAGTG AAATTGTTGTTCGAGAAGGGGAAGGAGTCTCTGGAGTCTGAATTTCGTAGCCTTATGGCACGGCACTCTAAACCAGTTCCACCAATCCTTATCCTGGATCTCATCACTTTGGATGATGAAATGGAATCGCAGGAAGATGTGACATTAGAACACCTCCCTGAGAGTGTTCTGCAGGACATTGTCCGTATTTCTGGTTGGCTGGTGGAGTATGGGAGGAACCAAG GATTTAACTGGCTGTGTGAGGAGGAGCATCTGTCTGCAGGAGCCCAGAGAGGAAGCCTAAAGAGGGAGCACAGAACGGGGTCTTACACCAGCATAGCCTCTAGGGAGAGCACTGTAGGGCGAGAATTAGAACACAATCGTA ACTTCATGAATGTTTACTATCAGATCCGTTCCAGCCAGTTGGATCGTTCTATCAAAGGACTGAAGGAGCATTTCCGAAAAAACAGCTCTTCCTCGGGGGTCCCATATTCCCCTGCCATTCAGAACAAGAGGAAGGACACACCAACTAAAAAGCCCATCAAAAGACCAG TCCTCATCCCAG GTCATGAGCATGATTTACGAGTTAAACACCTTTCCGACACCCTGAGTGACAAGCATGGGCCAGCTGCTG GGAGAGATGACATGTTGGACATGGAGATTGATGCTTACATTCACTGTGTTAGCGCCTTCATCAAACTGGCCCAAAGCGAGTATCAACTACTGACAGAAATCATCCCAGAACACCACCAGAAGAAGACATTTGACTCCCTTATACAG GAGTCTTTAGACAACCTAATGATAGAGGGGGACAACATTGTCTCTGCAGCCCGAAAGGCCATCATACGTCATGATTACTCAGCTGTGCTGACTATCTTCCCCATCCTAAGGCACTTGAAGCAGACGAAACCAGAATTTGATCAAGTTTTGCAG GGCACTGCAGCCAGCACTAAGAACAAACTGCCCAGCCTCATAACCTcaatggaaaccacaggagccaAGGCTCTGGAAGATTTCGCAGACAACATCAAG AACAATCCAGACAAGGAGTACAACATGCCAAAAGATGGGACAGTTCATGAACTCACCAGCAAT GCCATTCTCTTCCTGCAGCAGTTGCTGGATTTTCAGGAAACTGCAGGTGCCATGCTAGCATCCCAAG TTCTTGGGGACACATACAATATTCCTTTAGATCCCAGAG AGACCAGCTCTTCAGCCAGTAGCTACAGTTCTGAATTCAGTAGACGGTTGCTCAGCACCTACATCT GCAAAGTTCTGGGCAACTTGCAACTAAACCTTCTCAGTAAATCCAAGGTTTATGAGGAATCTTTAAGTGCCATCTTCCTGCTTAACAACTACAATTACATCCTGAAGTCCCTTGAAAA GTCTGAGCTAATCCAGTTGGTGGCTGTTACGCAGAAGAATGCAGAAAAATCTTATAGAGAACACATTGAGCAGCAAATCACTGCATACCAGCGCAG CTGGTTGAAAGTAACTGACTCTTTCTTGGACAGAAACTTGCCTGTCGTCCAACCTGGAGTCAAG CTCAAAGACAAAGAGAGGCAGGCCATCAAGGATCGCTTTAAG GGTTTTAATGATTGTCTGGAGGAGCTGTGTAAAATCCAGAAGGCTTGGGCCATCCCTGACACAGAACAGAGGGACAAAATCcggaaaacccagaaaaatattgTGCTAGAGACCTATTCTGCCTTACTAAGCAG
- the EXOC7 gene encoding exocyst complex component 7 isoform X4, whose protein sequence is MIPTEEASARRREIEEKLKQEEETLSFIRDSLEKSDQLTKNMVSILSSFESRLMKLENSIIPVHKQTENLQRLQENVEKTLFCLDHVISYYHVAKDTEKIIREGPTGRLEEYLACMAKIQKAVEYFQDNNPDSPELNRVKLLFEKGKESLESEFRSLMARHSKPVPPILILDLITLDDEMESQEDVTLEHLPESVLQDIVRISGWLVEYGRNQGFNWLCEEEHLSAGAQRGSLKREHRTGSYTSIASRESTVGRELEHNRNFMNVYYQIRSSQLDRSIKGLKEHFRKNSSSSGVPYSPAIQNKRKDTPTKKPIKRPVLIPGTIRKAQNLLKQYSQQCLDGKKGASNLIPMEGRDDMLDMEIDAYIHCVSAFIKLAQSEYQLLTEIIPEHHQKKTFDSLIQESLDNLMIEGDNIVSAARKAIIRHDYSAVLTIFPILRHLKQTKPEFDQVLQGTAASTKNKLPSLITSMETTGAKALEDFADNIKNNPDKEYNMPKDGTVHELTSNAILFLQQLLDFQETAGAMLASQVLGDTYNIPLDPRETSSSASSYSSEFSRRLLSTYICKVLGNLQLNLLSKSKVYEESLSAIFLLNNYNYILKSLEKSELIQLVAVTQKNAEKSYREHIEQQITAYQRSWLKVTDSFLDRNLPVVQPGVKLKDKERQAIKDRFKGFNDCLEELCKIQKAWAIPDTEQRDKIRKTQKNIVLETYSALLSRYGNVPFTKNPEKYIKYRVEQVGEMIEKLFDTSA, encoded by the exons ATGATTCCGACGGAGGAGGCGTCCGCCCGGAGGAGGGAAATAGAAGAGAAGCTGAAGCAG GAAGAAGAAACATTGTCTTTCATTAGAGATAGTTTAGAAAAAAGTGACCAGCTCacaaaaaatatg gtttCCATTCTCTCATCTTTTGAAAGCCGTCTGATGAAGCTGGAGAATTCAATAATTCCTGTACACAAGCAGACTGAGAATCTTCAGCGCCTGCAGGAGAATGTTGAGAAGACATTGTTCTGTTTGGATCACGTTATAAGTTACTACCATGTAGCAAAAGACACAGAGAAAATTATAAGGGAAGG CCCTACAGGAAGATTGGAGGAGTATTTGGCCTGCATGGCTAAAATTCAGAAGGCTGTGGAGTATTTCCAAGACAACAATCCTGACAGCCCAGAGCTTAATAGAGTG AAATTGTTGTTCGAGAAGGGGAAGGAGTCTCTGGAGTCTGAATTTCGTAGCCTTATGGCACGGCACTCTAAACCAGTTCCACCAATCCTTATCCTGGATCTCATCACTTTGGATGATGAAATGGAATCGCAGGAAGATGTGACATTAGAACACCTCCCTGAGAGTGTTCTGCAGGACATTGTCCGTATTTCTGGTTGGCTGGTGGAGTATGGGAGGAACCAAG GATTTAACTGGCTGTGTGAGGAGGAGCATCTGTCTGCAGGAGCCCAGAGAGGAAGCCTAAAGAGGGAGCACAGAACGGGGTCTTACACCAGCATAGCCTCTAGGGAGAGCACTGTAGGGCGAGAATTAGAACACAATCGTA ACTTCATGAATGTTTACTATCAGATCCGTTCCAGCCAGTTGGATCGTTCTATCAAAGGACTGAAGGAGCATTTCCGAAAAAACAGCTCTTCCTCGGGGGTCCCATATTCCCCTGCCATTCAGAACAAGAGGAAGGACACACCAACTAAAAAGCCCATCAAAAGACCAG TCCTCATCCCAG GCACGATCCGTAAGGCTCAGAATCTTCTGAAACAGTATTCTCAGCAATGTCTAGATGGGAAAAAGGGGGCCTCTAACCTCATTCCTATGGAAG GGAGAGATGACATGTTGGACATGGAGATTGATGCTTACATTCACTGTGTTAGCGCCTTCATCAAACTGGCCCAAAGCGAGTATCAACTACTGACAGAAATCATCCCAGAACACCACCAGAAGAAGACATTTGACTCCCTTATACAG GAGTCTTTAGACAACCTAATGATAGAGGGGGACAACATTGTCTCTGCAGCCCGAAAGGCCATCATACGTCATGATTACTCAGCTGTGCTGACTATCTTCCCCATCCTAAGGCACTTGAAGCAGACGAAACCAGAATTTGATCAAGTTTTGCAG GGCACTGCAGCCAGCACTAAGAACAAACTGCCCAGCCTCATAACCTcaatggaaaccacaggagccaAGGCTCTGGAAGATTTCGCAGACAACATCAAG AACAATCCAGACAAGGAGTACAACATGCCAAAAGATGGGACAGTTCATGAACTCACCAGCAAT GCCATTCTCTTCCTGCAGCAGTTGCTGGATTTTCAGGAAACTGCAGGTGCCATGCTAGCATCCCAAG TTCTTGGGGACACATACAATATTCCTTTAGATCCCAGAG AGACCAGCTCTTCAGCCAGTAGCTACAGTTCTGAATTCAGTAGACGGTTGCTCAGCACCTACATCT GCAAAGTTCTGGGCAACTTGCAACTAAACCTTCTCAGTAAATCCAAGGTTTATGAGGAATCTTTAAGTGCCATCTTCCTGCTTAACAACTACAATTACATCCTGAAGTCCCTTGAAAA GTCTGAGCTAATCCAGTTGGTGGCTGTTACGCAGAAGAATGCAGAAAAATCTTATAGAGAACACATTGAGCAGCAAATCACTGCATACCAGCGCAG CTGGTTGAAAGTAACTGACTCTTTCTTGGACAGAAACTTGCCTGTCGTCCAACCTGGAGTCAAG CTCAAAGACAAAGAGAGGCAGGCCATCAAGGATCGCTTTAAG GGTTTTAATGATTGTCTGGAGGAGCTGTGTAAAATCCAGAAGGCTTGGGCCATCCCTGACACAGAACAGAGGGACAAAATCcggaaaacccagaaaaatattgTGCTAGAGACCTATTCTGCCTTACTAAGCAG
- the EXOC7 gene encoding exocyst complex component 7 isoform X13, whose product MIPTEEASARRREIEEKLKQEEETLSFIRDSLEKSDQLTKNMVSILSSFESRLMKLENSIIPVHKQTENLQRLQENVEKTLFCLDHVISYYHVAKDTEKIIREGPTGRLEEYLACMAKIQKAVEYFQDNNPDSPELNRVKLLFEKGKESLESEFRSLMARHSKPVPPILILDLITLDDEMESQEDVTLEHLPESVLQDIVRISGWLVEYGRNQDFMNVYYQIRSSQLDRSIKGLKEHFRKNSSSSGVPYSPAIQNKRKDTPTKKPIKRPGTIRKAQNLLKQYSQQCLDGKKGASNLIPMEGRDDMLDMEIDAYIHCVSAFIKLAQSEYQLLTEIIPEHHQKKTFDSLIQESLDNLMIEGDNIVSAARKAIIRHDYSAVLTIFPILRHLKQTKPEFDQVLQGTAASTKNKLPSLITSMETTGAKALEDFADNIKNNPDKEYNMPKDGTVHELTSNAILFLQQLLDFQETAGAMLASQVLGDTYNIPLDPRETSSSASSYSSEFSRRLLSTYICKVLGNLQLNLLSKSKVYEESLSAIFLLNNYNYILKSLEKSELIQLVAVTQKNAEKSYREHIEQQITAYQRSWLKVTDSFLDRNLPVVQPGVKLKDKERQAIKDRFKGFNDCLEELCKIQKAWAIPDTEQRDKIRKTQKNIVLETYSALLSRYGNVPFTKNPEKYIKYRVEQVGEMIEKLFDTSA is encoded by the exons ATGATTCCGACGGAGGAGGCGTCCGCCCGGAGGAGGGAAATAGAAGAGAAGCTGAAGCAG GAAGAAGAAACATTGTCTTTCATTAGAGATAGTTTAGAAAAAAGTGACCAGCTCacaaaaaatatg gtttCCATTCTCTCATCTTTTGAAAGCCGTCTGATGAAGCTGGAGAATTCAATAATTCCTGTACACAAGCAGACTGAGAATCTTCAGCGCCTGCAGGAGAATGTTGAGAAGACATTGTTCTGTTTGGATCACGTTATAAGTTACTACCATGTAGCAAAAGACACAGAGAAAATTATAAGGGAAGG CCCTACAGGAAGATTGGAGGAGTATTTGGCCTGCATGGCTAAAATTCAGAAGGCTGTGGAGTATTTCCAAGACAACAATCCTGACAGCCCAGAGCTTAATAGAGTG AAATTGTTGTTCGAGAAGGGGAAGGAGTCTCTGGAGTCTGAATTTCGTAGCCTTATGGCACGGCACTCTAAACCAGTTCCACCAATCCTTATCCTGGATCTCATCACTTTGGATGATGAAATGGAATCGCAGGAAGATGTGACATTAGAACACCTCCCTGAGAGTGTTCTGCAGGACATTGTCCGTATTTCTGGTTGGCTGGTGGAGTATGGGAGGAACCAAG ACTTCATGAATGTTTACTATCAGATCCGTTCCAGCCAGTTGGATCGTTCTATCAAAGGACTGAAGGAGCATTTCCGAAAAAACAGCTCTTCCTCGGGGGTCCCATATTCCCCTGCCATTCAGAACAAGAGGAAGGACACACCAACTAAAAAGCCCATCAAAAGACCAG GCACGATCCGTAAGGCTCAGAATCTTCTGAAACAGTATTCTCAGCAATGTCTAGATGGGAAAAAGGGGGCCTCTAACCTCATTCCTATGGAAG GGAGAGATGACATGTTGGACATGGAGATTGATGCTTACATTCACTGTGTTAGCGCCTTCATCAAACTGGCCCAAAGCGAGTATCAACTACTGACAGAAATCATCCCAGAACACCACCAGAAGAAGACATTTGACTCCCTTATACAG GAGTCTTTAGACAACCTAATGATAGAGGGGGACAACATTGTCTCTGCAGCCCGAAAGGCCATCATACGTCATGATTACTCAGCTGTGCTGACTATCTTCCCCATCCTAAGGCACTTGAAGCAGACGAAACCAGAATTTGATCAAGTTTTGCAG GGCACTGCAGCCAGCACTAAGAACAAACTGCCCAGCCTCATAACCTcaatggaaaccacaggagccaAGGCTCTGGAAGATTTCGCAGACAACATCAAG AACAATCCAGACAAGGAGTACAACATGCCAAAAGATGGGACAGTTCATGAACTCACCAGCAAT GCCATTCTCTTCCTGCAGCAGTTGCTGGATTTTCAGGAAACTGCAGGTGCCATGCTAGCATCCCAAG TTCTTGGGGACACATACAATATTCCTTTAGATCCCAGAG AGACCAGCTCTTCAGCCAGTAGCTACAGTTCTGAATTCAGTAGACGGTTGCTCAGCACCTACATCT GCAAAGTTCTGGGCAACTTGCAACTAAACCTTCTCAGTAAATCCAAGGTTTATGAGGAATCTTTAAGTGCCATCTTCCTGCTTAACAACTACAATTACATCCTGAAGTCCCTTGAAAA GTCTGAGCTAATCCAGTTGGTGGCTGTTACGCAGAAGAATGCAGAAAAATCTTATAGAGAACACATTGAGCAGCAAATCACTGCATACCAGCGCAG CTGGTTGAAAGTAACTGACTCTTTCTTGGACAGAAACTTGCCTGTCGTCCAACCTGGAGTCAAG CTCAAAGACAAAGAGAGGCAGGCCATCAAGGATCGCTTTAAG GGTTTTAATGATTGTCTGGAGGAGCTGTGTAAAATCCAGAAGGCTTGGGCCATCCCTGACACAGAACAGAGGGACAAAATCcggaaaacccagaaaaatattgTGCTAGAGACCTATTCTGCCTTACTAAGCAG
- the EXOC7 gene encoding exocyst complex component 7 isoform X7, with the protein MIPTEEASARRREIEEKLKQEEETLSFIRDSLEKSDQLTKNMVSILSSFESRLMKLENSIIPVHKQTENLQRLQENVEKTLFCLDHVISYYHVAKDTEKIIREGPTGRLEEYLACMAKIQKAVEYFQDNNPDSPELNRVKLLFEKGKESLESEFRSLMARHSKPVPPILILDLITLDDEMESQEDVTLEHLPESVLQDIVRISGWLVEYGRNQGFNWLCEEEHLSAGAQRGSLKREHRTGSYTSIASRESTVGRELEHNRNFMNVYYQIRSSQLDRSIKGLKEHFRKNSSSSGVPYSPAIQNKRKDTPTKKPIKRPGHEHDLRVKHLSDTLSDKHGPAAGRDDMLDMEIDAYIHCVSAFIKLAQSEYQLLTEIIPEHHQKKTFDSLIQESLDNLMIEGDNIVSAARKAIIRHDYSAVLTIFPILRHLKQTKPEFDQVLQGTAASTKNKLPSLITSMETTGAKALEDFADNIKNNPDKEYNMPKDGTVHELTSNAILFLQQLLDFQETAGAMLASQVLGDTYNIPLDPRETSSSASSYSSEFSRRLLSTYICKVLGNLQLNLLSKSKVYEESLSAIFLLNNYNYILKSLEKSELIQLVAVTQKNAEKSYREHIEQQITAYQRSWLKVTDSFLDRNLPVVQPGVKLKDKERQAIKDRFKGFNDCLEELCKIQKAWAIPDTEQRDKIRKTQKNIVLETYSALLSRYGNVPFTKNPEKYIKYRVEQVGEMIEKLFDTSA; encoded by the exons ATGATTCCGACGGAGGAGGCGTCCGCCCGGAGGAGGGAAATAGAAGAGAAGCTGAAGCAG GAAGAAGAAACATTGTCTTTCATTAGAGATAGTTTAGAAAAAAGTGACCAGCTCacaaaaaatatg gtttCCATTCTCTCATCTTTTGAAAGCCGTCTGATGAAGCTGGAGAATTCAATAATTCCTGTACACAAGCAGACTGAGAATCTTCAGCGCCTGCAGGAGAATGTTGAGAAGACATTGTTCTGTTTGGATCACGTTATAAGTTACTACCATGTAGCAAAAGACACAGAGAAAATTATAAGGGAAGG CCCTACAGGAAGATTGGAGGAGTATTTGGCCTGCATGGCTAAAATTCAGAAGGCTGTGGAGTATTTCCAAGACAACAATCCTGACAGCCCAGAGCTTAATAGAGTG AAATTGTTGTTCGAGAAGGGGAAGGAGTCTCTGGAGTCTGAATTTCGTAGCCTTATGGCACGGCACTCTAAACCAGTTCCACCAATCCTTATCCTGGATCTCATCACTTTGGATGATGAAATGGAATCGCAGGAAGATGTGACATTAGAACACCTCCCTGAGAGTGTTCTGCAGGACATTGTCCGTATTTCTGGTTGGCTGGTGGAGTATGGGAGGAACCAAG GATTTAACTGGCTGTGTGAGGAGGAGCATCTGTCTGCAGGAGCCCAGAGAGGAAGCCTAAAGAGGGAGCACAGAACGGGGTCTTACACCAGCATAGCCTCTAGGGAGAGCACTGTAGGGCGAGAATTAGAACACAATCGTA ACTTCATGAATGTTTACTATCAGATCCGTTCCAGCCAGTTGGATCGTTCTATCAAAGGACTGAAGGAGCATTTCCGAAAAAACAGCTCTTCCTCGGGGGTCCCATATTCCCCTGCCATTCAGAACAAGAGGAAGGACACACCAACTAAAAAGCCCATCAAAAGACCAG GTCATGAGCATGATTTACGAGTTAAACACCTTTCCGACACCCTGAGTGACAAGCATGGGCCAGCTGCTG GGAGAGATGACATGTTGGACATGGAGATTGATGCTTACATTCACTGTGTTAGCGCCTTCATCAAACTGGCCCAAAGCGAGTATCAACTACTGACAGAAATCATCCCAGAACACCACCAGAAGAAGACATTTGACTCCCTTATACAG GAGTCTTTAGACAACCTAATGATAGAGGGGGACAACATTGTCTCTGCAGCCCGAAAGGCCATCATACGTCATGATTACTCAGCTGTGCTGACTATCTTCCCCATCCTAAGGCACTTGAAGCAGACGAAACCAGAATTTGATCAAGTTTTGCAG GGCACTGCAGCCAGCACTAAGAACAAACTGCCCAGCCTCATAACCTcaatggaaaccacaggagccaAGGCTCTGGAAGATTTCGCAGACAACATCAAG AACAATCCAGACAAGGAGTACAACATGCCAAAAGATGGGACAGTTCATGAACTCACCAGCAAT GCCATTCTCTTCCTGCAGCAGTTGCTGGATTTTCAGGAAACTGCAGGTGCCATGCTAGCATCCCAAG TTCTTGGGGACACATACAATATTCCTTTAGATCCCAGAG AGACCAGCTCTTCAGCCAGTAGCTACAGTTCTGAATTCAGTAGACGGTTGCTCAGCACCTACATCT GCAAAGTTCTGGGCAACTTGCAACTAAACCTTCTCAGTAAATCCAAGGTTTATGAGGAATCTTTAAGTGCCATCTTCCTGCTTAACAACTACAATTACATCCTGAAGTCCCTTGAAAA GTCTGAGCTAATCCAGTTGGTGGCTGTTACGCAGAAGAATGCAGAAAAATCTTATAGAGAACACATTGAGCAGCAAATCACTGCATACCAGCGCAG CTGGTTGAAAGTAACTGACTCTTTCTTGGACAGAAACTTGCCTGTCGTCCAACCTGGAGTCAAG CTCAAAGACAAAGAGAGGCAGGCCATCAAGGATCGCTTTAAG GGTTTTAATGATTGTCTGGAGGAGCTGTGTAAAATCCAGAAGGCTTGGGCCATCCCTGACACAGAACAGAGGGACAAAATCcggaaaacccagaaaaatattgTGCTAGAGACCTATTCTGCCTTACTAAGCAG